A genomic stretch from Gallus gallus isolate bGalGal1 chromosome 13, bGalGal1.mat.broiler.GRCg7b, whole genome shotgun sequence includes:
- the PDLIM7 gene encoding PDZ and LIM domain protein 7 isoform X10: MSQSRLCPPRRARKVPAVPLRRGAAACPAPGPADSCQREHGASIPPARNPAEMGSHPEMGEMESYKVMLNGPAPWGFRLQGGKDFSMPLSISRLTPGGKAAQAGVGVGDWVLYIDGESTGTMTHIEAQNRIRACGDRLCLTLSRAQNHLGKPQKDSLPCSEPPKYNFAPSTALNKTARPFGASSPPNPRPGLVTKPVTYVPLAPACTPQHNGKPQEHPSSPKYDPSKLHLIEDSEDWQPRNTSTQSRSFLKLAQLTGTDSFEDHEDEPVRKPRGPRVSFWGTEEEWQSMHPPGTPACDPGKLRLMEDAEDWQPRTGTSQSRSFRKLARLTGTDGLEDHEDEPVRKPRDARGSFCGTEDQRQPPSHTEPPTAPACDPGKLRLMEDAEDWQPRTGTSQSRSFRKLARLTGTDGRFEDHEDEPVRKPRDARGSFSGVEEQWQPPPHTEPPTAPACDPGKLRLMEDAEDWQPRTGTSQSRSFRKLARLTGTDGLEDHEDEPVRKPRDARGSFCGTEDQRQPPSHTEPPTAPACDPGKLRLMEDAEDWQPRTGTSQSRSFRKLARLTGTDGRFEDHEDEPVRKPRDARGSFSGVEEQWQPPPHVEPPTTPACDPGKLRLFEDAEDWQPRTGTSQSRSFRKLARLTGTDGLEDVFVKNPSRDARGSFCGTEEQRQPPPHTEPPTAPACDPGKLRLMEDAEDWQPRTGTSQSRSFRKLARLTGTDGLEDHEDEPVRKPRSPQVLFCGTEEPRQPPQPLEPPTTPACDPGKLRLFEDAEDWQPRTGTSQSRSFRKLARLTGTDGLEDDDVFIKKPSQVSVPDPSPGAAMKTEPGLAPRTPAATPGPTSRPPWAVDPSFAERYAPDKTSTVLSKHSQPATPTPMQNRSSIVQAAQQAPEGPGRTPLCYKCNKIIRGRYLVALGHYYHPEEFTCCQCRKVLDEGGFFEEKGSIFCPKCYDTRYAPSCAKCKKKITGEVMHALKMTWHVQCFTCAACKTPIRNRAFYMEEGQPYCERDYEKMFGTKCRGCDFKIDAGDRFLEALGFSWHDTCFVCAICQTNLEGKTFYSKKDKPLCKSHAFSHV, from the exons ATGTCCCAGAGCCGCCTTTGCCCGCCACGTAGGGCTCGGAAGGTCCCCGCGGTTCCCCTTAGGCGAGGTGCAGCCGCGTGCCCCGCGCCTGGGCCGGCTGACAGCTGTCAGCGTGAGCACGGGGCATCCATCCCTCCTGCCCGGAACCCTGCGGAGATGGGCTCACACCCAG AGATGGGCGAGATGGAGTCCTATAAGGTGATGCTGAACGGGCCGGCGCCCTGGGGGTTCcggctgcagggagggaaggacTTCAGCATGCCGCTCTCCATCTCCAGG ctgactcCAGGTGGAAAGGCTGCCCAGGCCGGCGTGGGAGTGGGCGACTGGGTGCTGTACATCGACGGGGAGAGCACCGGCACCATGACACACATCGAGGCCCAGAACAGGATCCGCGCCTGCGGGGACAGGCTCTGCCTCACCCTGAGCAG AGCCCAGAACCACCTGGGGAAGCCGCAGAAG GACTCACTCCCCTGCTCTGAGCCCCCGAAATATAACTTCGCTCCCAGCACCGCCCTCAACAAAACAGCTCGGCCCTTTGGGGCCAGCTCACCTCCGAACCCACGGCCTGGGCTGGTGACGAAACCCGTGACGTACGTGCCCCTGGCGCCCGCCTGCACCCCCCAGCACAATGG GAAACCACAGGAGCACCCCAGTTCCCCCAAATATGACCCCAGCAAGTTGCATCTGATCGAGGACTCTGAGGACTGGCAGCCCCGCAACACCAGCACCCAGTCCCGCTCCTTCCTCAAACTGGCCCAGCTGACGGGCACAGACAGCT TTGAGGACCATGAGGATGAGCCGGTTAGGAAGCCCAG GGGTCCCCGTGTGTCATTTTGGGGTACAGAGGAGGAGTG GCAGTCCATGCACCCCCCCGGCACCCCCGCGTGTGACCCGGGCAAGCTGCGGCTGATGGAGGACGCTGAGGACTGGCAGCCCCGCACCGGCACCTCCCAGTCCCGCTCCTTCCGCAAACTGGCCCGGCTGACGGGCACTGATGGCC TTGAGGACCATGAGGATGAGCCGGTTAGGAAGCCCAG AGATGCCCGTGGGTCATTCTGTGGTACAGAGGATCAGCG GCAGCCCCCGTCCCACACGGAGCCCCCCACCGCCCCCGCGTGTGACCCGGGCAAGCTGCGGCTGATGGAGGATGCTGAGGACTGGCAGCCCCGCACCGGCACCTCCCAGTCCCGCTCCTTCCGCAAACTGGCCCGGCTGACGGGCACTGATGGCCGCT TTGAGGACCATGAGGATGAGCCGGTTAGGAAGCCCAG GGATGCCCGCGGGTCGTTCTCTGGTGTGGAGGAGCAGTG GCAGCCCCCGCCCCACACGGAGCCCCCCACCGCCCCCGCGTGTGACCCGGGCAAGCTGCGGCTGATGGAGGACGCTGAGGACTGGCAGCCCCGCACCGGCACCTCCCAGTCCCGCTCCTTCCGCAAACTGGCCCGGCTGACGGGCACTGATGGCC TTGAGGACCATGAGGATGAGCCGGTTAGGAAGCCCAG AGATGCCCGTGGGTCATTCTGTGGTACAGAGGATCAGCG GCAGCCCCCGTCCCACACGGAGCCCCCCACCGCCCCCGCGTGTGACCCGGGCAAGCTGCGGCTGATGGAGGATGCTGAGGACTGGCAGCCCCGCACCGGCACCTCCCAGTCCCGCTCCTTCCGCAAACTGGCCCGGCTGACGGGCACTGATGGCCGCT TTGAGGACCATGAGGATGAGCCGGTTAGGAAGCCCAG GGATGCCCGCGGGTCGTTCTCTGGTGTGGAGGAGCAGTG gcagcccccaccccacgtGGAGCCCCCCACCACCCCCGCGTGTGACCCGGGCAAGCTGCGGCTGTTTGAGGACGCTGAGGACTGGCAGCCCCGCACCGGCACCTCCCAGTCCCGCTCCTTCCGCAAACTGGCCCGGCTGACGGGCACTGATGGCC TGGAAGATGTGTTTGTTAAGAATCCCAG CAGGGATGCCCGCGGGTCGTTCTGTGGTACGGAGGAGCAGCG GCAGCCCCCGCCCCACACGGAGCCCCCCACCGCCCCCGCGTGTGACCCGGGCAAGCTGCGGCTGATGGAGGACGCTGAGGACTGGCAGCCCCGCACCGGCACCTCCCAGTCCCGCTCCTTCCGCAAACTGGCCCGGCTGACGGGCACTGATGGCC TTGAGGACCATGAGGATGAGCCGGTTAGGAAGCCCAG AAGTCCCCAAGTATTGTTCTGTGGTACGGAGGAGCCGCG gcagcccccgcagcccctGGAGCCCCCCACCACCCCCGCGTGTGACCCGGGCAAGCTGCGGCTGTTTGAGGATGCTGAGGACTGGCAGCCCCGCACCGGCACCTCCCAGTCCCGCTCCTTCCGCAAACTGGCCCGGCTGACGGGCACTGATGGCC TGGAAGATGAtgatgtatttattaaaaagccCAG CCAGGTCTCCGTACCGGACCCATCCCCGGGAGCAGCAATGAAGACAGAACCAGGATTGG CCCCCAGGacccctgctgccacccctggCCCTACCAGCCGCCCGCCCTGGGCTGTGGACCCCTCATTTGCTGAGCGCTACGCCCCAGACAAGACAAGCACGGTGCTGAGCAAGCACAGCCAGCCGGCCACGCCGACCCCCATGCAGAACCGCAGCTCCATCgtgcaggcagcccagcaggcaCCTGAGGGCCCCGGCCGTACACCCCTCTGTTACAAGTGCAACAAGATCATCAG GGGACGCTACCTCGTGGCACTGGGACATTATTACCACCCCGAGGAGTTCACCTGCTGCCAGTGCAGGAAGGTGCTGGATGAGGGTGGTTTCTTCGAGGAAAAGGGCTCCATCTTCTGCCCCAAGTGCTACGACACGCGCTATGCGCCCAGCTGTGCTAAATGCAAGAAGAAGATCACCGGG GAGGTCATGCATGCACTCAAGATGACCTGGCACGTGCAGTGCTtcacctgtgcagcctgcaaaACTCCCATCCGCAACCGTGCCTTCTACATGGAGGAGGGACAGCCCTACTGCGAGAGAG ACTATGAGAAGATGTTTGGCACCAAGTGCCGTGGCTGTGACTTCAAGATCGATGCTGGGGACCGGTTCCTGGAGGCACTGGGCTTCAGCTGGCATGACACTTGCTTCGTCTGTGCG ATCTGCCAGACCAATCTGGAAGGGAAGACATTTTACTCCAAGAAGGACAAGCCGCTGTGCAAGAGCCATGCTTTCTCCCACGTGTGA
- the PDLIM7 gene encoding PDZ and LIM domain protein 7 isoform 3 (isoform 3 is encoded by transcript variant 3): protein MGEMESYKVMLNGPAPWGFRLQGGKDFSMPLSISRLTPGGKAAQAGVGVGDWVLYIDGESTGTMTHIEAQNRIRACGDRLCLTLSRAQNHLGKPQKVQSLDKKPQEHPSSPKYDPSKLHLIEDSEDWQPRNTSTQSRSFLKLAQLTGTDSFEDHEDEPVRKPSQVSVPDPSPGAAMKTEPGLAPRTPAATPGPTSRPPWAVDPSFAERYAPDKTSTVLSKHSQPATPTPMQNRSSIVQAAQQAPEGPGRTPLCYKCNKIIRGRYLVALGHYYHPEEFTCCQCRKVLDEGGFFEEKGSIFCPKCYDTRYAPSCAKCKKKITGEVMHALKMTWHVQCFTCAACKTPIRNRAFYMEEGQPYCERDYEKMFGTKCRGCDFKIDAGDRFLEALGFSWHDTCFVCAICQTNLEGKTFYSKKDKPLCKSHAFSHV from the exons ATGGGCGAGATGGAGTCCTATAAGGTGATGCTGAACGGGCCGGCGCCCTGGGGGTTCcggctgcagggagggaaggacTTCAGCATGCCGCTCTCCATCTCCAGG ctgactcCAGGTGGAAAGGCTGCCCAGGCCGGCGTGGGAGTGGGCGACTGGGTGCTGTACATCGACGGGGAGAGCACCGGCACCATGACACACATCGAGGCCCAGAACAGGATCCGCGCCTGCGGGGACAGGCTCTGCCTCACCCTGAGCAG AGCCCAGAACCACCTGGGGAAGCCGCAGAAG GTGCAGAGCCTTGACAA GAAACCACAGGAGCACCCCAGTTCCCCCAAATATGACCCCAGCAAGTTGCATCTGATCGAGGACTCTGAGGACTGGCAGCCCCGCAACACCAGCACCCAGTCCCGCTCCTTCCTCAAACTGGCCCAGCTGACGGGCACAGACAGCT TTGAGGACCATGAGGATGAGCCGGTTAGGAAGCCCAG CCAGGTCTCCGTACCGGACCCATCCCCGGGAGCAGCAATGAAGACAGAACCAGGATTGG CCCCCAGGacccctgctgccacccctggCCCTACCAGCCGCCCGCCCTGGGCTGTGGACCCCTCATTTGCTGAGCGCTACGCCCCAGACAAGACAAGCACGGTGCTGAGCAAGCACAGCCAGCCGGCCACGCCGACCCCCATGCAGAACCGCAGCTCCATCgtgcaggcagcccagcaggcaCCTGAGGGCCCCGGCCGTACACCCCTCTGTTACAAGTGCAACAAGATCATCAG GGGACGCTACCTCGTGGCACTGGGACATTATTACCACCCCGAGGAGTTCACCTGCTGCCAGTGCAGGAAGGTGCTGGATGAGGGTGGTTTCTTCGAGGAAAAGGGCTCCATCTTCTGCCCCAAGTGCTACGACACGCGCTATGCGCCCAGCTGTGCTAAATGCAAGAAGAAGATCACCGGG GAGGTCATGCATGCACTCAAGATGACCTGGCACGTGCAGTGCTtcacctgtgcagcctgcaaaACTCCCATCCGCAACCGTGCCTTCTACATGGAGGAGGGACAGCCCTACTGCGAGAGAG ACTATGAGAAGATGTTTGGCACCAAGTGCCGTGGCTGTGACTTCAAGATCGATGCTGGGGACCGGTTCCTGGAGGCACTGGGCTTCAGCTGGCATGACACTTGCTTCGTCTGTGCG ATCTGCCAGACCAATCTGGAAGGGAAGACATTTTACTCCAAGAAGGACAAGCCGCTGTGCAAGAGCCATGCTTTCTCCCACGTGTGA
- the PDLIM7 gene encoding PDZ and LIM domain protein 7 isoform 4 (isoform 4 is encoded by transcript variant 4): protein MGEMESYKVMLNGPAPWGFRLQGGKDFSMPLSISRLTPGGKAAQAGVGVGDWVLYIDGESTGTMTHIEAQNRIRACGDRLCLTLSRAQNHLGKPQKVSVPDPSPGAAMKTEPGLAPRTPAATPGPTSRPPWAVDPSFAERYAPDKTSTVLSKHSQPATPTPMQNRSSIVQAAQQAPEGPGRTPLCYKCNKIIRGRYLVALGHYYHPEEFTCCQCRKVLDEGGFFEEKGSIFCPKCYDTRYAPSCAKCKKKITGEVMHALKMTWHVQCFTCAACKTPIRNRAFYMEEGQPYCERDYEKMFGTKCRGCDFKIDAGDRFLEALGFSWHDTCFVCAICQTNLEGKTFYSKKDKPLCKSHAFSHV, encoded by the exons ATGGGCGAGATGGAGTCCTATAAGGTGATGCTGAACGGGCCGGCGCCCTGGGGGTTCcggctgcagggagggaaggacTTCAGCATGCCGCTCTCCATCTCCAGG ctgactcCAGGTGGAAAGGCTGCCCAGGCCGGCGTGGGAGTGGGCGACTGGGTGCTGTACATCGACGGGGAGAGCACCGGCACCATGACACACATCGAGGCCCAGAACAGGATCCGCGCCTGCGGGGACAGGCTCTGCCTCACCCTGAGCAG AGCCCAGAACCACCTGGGGAAGCCGCAGAAG GTCTCCGTACCGGACCCATCCCCGGGAGCAGCAATGAAGACAGAACCAGGATTGG CCCCCAGGacccctgctgccacccctggCCCTACCAGCCGCCCGCCCTGGGCTGTGGACCCCTCATTTGCTGAGCGCTACGCCCCAGACAAGACAAGCACGGTGCTGAGCAAGCACAGCCAGCCGGCCACGCCGACCCCCATGCAGAACCGCAGCTCCATCgtgcaggcagcccagcaggcaCCTGAGGGCCCCGGCCGTACACCCCTCTGTTACAAGTGCAACAAGATCATCAG GGGACGCTACCTCGTGGCACTGGGACATTATTACCACCCCGAGGAGTTCACCTGCTGCCAGTGCAGGAAGGTGCTGGATGAGGGTGGTTTCTTCGAGGAAAAGGGCTCCATCTTCTGCCCCAAGTGCTACGACACGCGCTATGCGCCCAGCTGTGCTAAATGCAAGAAGAAGATCACCGGG GAGGTCATGCATGCACTCAAGATGACCTGGCACGTGCAGTGCTtcacctgtgcagcctgcaaaACTCCCATCCGCAACCGTGCCTTCTACATGGAGGAGGGACAGCCCTACTGCGAGAGAG ACTATGAGAAGATGTTTGGCACCAAGTGCCGTGGCTGTGACTTCAAGATCGATGCTGGGGACCGGTTCCTGGAGGCACTGGGCTTCAGCTGGCATGACACTTGCTTCGTCTGTGCG ATCTGCCAGACCAATCTGGAAGGGAAGACATTTTACTCCAAGAAGGACAAGCCGCTGTGCAAGAGCCATGCTTTCTCCCACGTGTGA
- the PDLIM7 gene encoding PDZ and LIM domain protein 7 isoform X8, whose product MSQSRLCPPRRARKVPAVPLRRGAAACPAPGPADSCQREHGASIPPARNPAEMGSHPEMGEMESYKVMLNGPAPWGFRLQGGKDFSMPLSISRLTPGGKAAQAGVGVGDWVLYIDGESTGTMTHIEAQNRIRACGDRLCLTLSRAQNHLGKPQKDSLPCSEPPKYNFAPSTALNKTARPFGASSPPNPRPGLVTKPVTYVPLAPACTPQHNGKPQEHPSSPKYDPSKLHLIEDSEDWQPRNTSTQSRSFLKLAQLTGTDSFEDHEDEPVRKPRGPRVSFWGTEEEWQSMHPPGTPACDPGKLRLMEDAEDWQPRTGTSQSRSFRKLARLTGTDGLEDHEDEPVRKPRDARGSFCGTEDQRQPPSHTEPPTAPACDPGKLRLMEDAEDWQPRTGTSQSRSFRKLARLTGTDGRFEDHEDEPVRKPRDARGSFSGVEEQWQPPPHVEPPTTPACDPGKLRLFEDAEDWQPRTGTSQSRSFRKLARLTGTDGLEDVFVKNPSRDARGSFCGTEEQRQPPPHTEPPTAPACDPGKLRLMEDAEDWQPRTGTSQSRSFRKLARLTGTDGLEDHEDEPVRKPRDARGSFCGTEDQRQPPSHTEPPTAPACDPGKLRLMEDAEDWQPRTGTSQSRSFRKLARLTGTDGRFEDHEDEPVRKPRDARGSFCGTEEQRQPPPHTEPPTAPACDPGKLRLMEDAEDWQPRTGTSQSRSFRKLARLTGTDGLEDHEDEPVRKPRSPQVLFCGTEEPRQPPQPLEPPTTPACDPGKLRLFEDAEDWQPRTGTSQSRSFRKLARLTGTDGLEDDDVFIKKPSQVSVPDPSPGAAMKTEPGLAPRTPAATPGPTSRPPWAVDPSFAERYAPDKTSTVLSKHSQPATPTPMQNRSSIVQAAQQAPEGPGRTPLCYKCNKIIRGRYLVALGHYYHPEEFTCCQCRKVLDEGGFFEEKGSIFCPKCYDTRYAPSCAKCKKKITGEVMHALKMTWHVQCFTCAACKTPIRNRAFYMEEGQPYCERDYEKMFGTKCRGCDFKIDAGDRFLEALGFSWHDTCFVCAICQTNLEGKTFYSKKDKPLCKSHAFSHV is encoded by the exons ATGTCCCAGAGCCGCCTTTGCCCGCCACGTAGGGCTCGGAAGGTCCCCGCGGTTCCCCTTAGGCGAGGTGCAGCCGCGTGCCCCGCGCCTGGGCCGGCTGACAGCTGTCAGCGTGAGCACGGGGCATCCATCCCTCCTGCCCGGAACCCTGCGGAGATGGGCTCACACCCAG AGATGGGCGAGATGGAGTCCTATAAGGTGATGCTGAACGGGCCGGCGCCCTGGGGGTTCcggctgcagggagggaaggacTTCAGCATGCCGCTCTCCATCTCCAGG ctgactcCAGGTGGAAAGGCTGCCCAGGCCGGCGTGGGAGTGGGCGACTGGGTGCTGTACATCGACGGGGAGAGCACCGGCACCATGACACACATCGAGGCCCAGAACAGGATCCGCGCCTGCGGGGACAGGCTCTGCCTCACCCTGAGCAG AGCCCAGAACCACCTGGGGAAGCCGCAGAAG GACTCACTCCCCTGCTCTGAGCCCCCGAAATATAACTTCGCTCCCAGCACCGCCCTCAACAAAACAGCTCGGCCCTTTGGGGCCAGCTCACCTCCGAACCCACGGCCTGGGCTGGTGACGAAACCCGTGACGTACGTGCCCCTGGCGCCCGCCTGCACCCCCCAGCACAATGG GAAACCACAGGAGCACCCCAGTTCCCCCAAATATGACCCCAGCAAGTTGCATCTGATCGAGGACTCTGAGGACTGGCAGCCCCGCAACACCAGCACCCAGTCCCGCTCCTTCCTCAAACTGGCCCAGCTGACGGGCACAGACAGCT TTGAGGACCATGAGGATGAGCCGGTTAGGAAGCCCAG GGGTCCCCGTGTGTCATTTTGGGGTACAGAGGAGGAGTG GCAGTCCATGCACCCCCCCGGCACCCCCGCGTGTGACCCGGGCAAGCTGCGGCTGATGGAGGACGCTGAGGACTGGCAGCCCCGCACCGGCACCTCCCAGTCCCGCTCCTTCCGCAAACTGGCCCGGCTGACGGGCACTGATGGCC TTGAGGACCATGAGGATGAGCCGGTTAGGAAGCCCAG AGATGCCCGTGGGTCATTCTGTGGTACAGAGGATCAGCG GCAGCCCCCGTCCCACACGGAGCCCCCCACCGCCCCCGCGTGTGACCCGGGCAAGCTGCGGCTGATGGAGGATGCTGAGGACTGGCAGCCCCGCACCGGCACCTCCCAGTCCCGCTCCTTCCGCAAACTGGCCCGGCTGACGGGCACTGATGGCCGCT TTGAGGACCATGAGGATGAGCCGGTTAGGAAGCCCAG GGATGCCCGCGGGTCGTTCTCTGGTGTGGAGGAGCAGTG gcagcccccaccccacgtGGAGCCCCCCACCACCCCCGCGTGTGACCCGGGCAAGCTGCGGCTGTTTGAGGACGCTGAGGACTGGCAGCCCCGCACCGGCACCTCCCAGTCCCGCTCCTTCCGCAAACTGGCCCGGCTGACGGGCACTGATGGCC TGGAAGATGTGTTTGTTAAGAATCCCAG CAGGGATGCCCGCGGGTCGTTCTGTGGTACGGAGGAGCAGCG GCAGCCCCCGCCCCACACGGAGCCCCCCACCGCCCCCGCGTGTGACCCGGGCAAGCTGCGGCTGATGGAGGACGCTGAGGACTGGCAGCCCCGCACCGGCACCTCCCAGTCCCGCTCCTTCCGCAAACTGGCCCGGCTGACGGGCACTGATGGCC TTGAGGACCATGAGGATGAGCCGGTTAGGAAGCCCAG AGATGCCCGTGGGTCATTCTGTGGTACAGAGGATCAGCG GCAGCCCCCGTCCCACACGGAGCCCCCCACCGCCCCCGCGTGTGACCCGGGCAAGCTGCGGCTGATGGAGGATGCTGAGGACTGGCAGCCCCGCACCGGCACCTCCCAGTCCCGCTCCTTCCGCAAACTGGCCCGGCTGACGGGCACTGATGGCCGCT TTGAGGACCATGAGGATGAGCCGGTTAGGAAGCCCAG GGATGCCCGCGGGTCGTTCTGTGGTACGGAGGAGCAGCG GCAGCCCCCGCCCCACACGGAGCCCCCCACCGCCCCCGCGTGTGACCCGGGCAAGCTGCGGCTGATGGAGGACGCTGAGGACTGGCAGCCCCGCACCGGCACCTCCCAGTCCCGCTCCTTCCGCAAACTGGCCCGGCTGACGGGCACTGATGGCC TTGAGGACCATGAGGATGAGCCGGTTAGGAAGCCCAG AAGTCCCCAAGTATTGTTCTGTGGTACGGAGGAGCCGCG gcagcccccgcagcccctGGAGCCCCCCACCACCCCCGCGTGTGACCCGGGCAAGCTGCGGCTGTTTGAGGATGCTGAGGACTGGCAGCCCCGCACCGGCACCTCCCAGTCCCGCTCCTTCCGCAAACTGGCCCGGCTGACGGGCACTGATGGCC TGGAAGATGAtgatgtatttattaaaaagccCAG CCAGGTCTCCGTACCGGACCCATCCCCGGGAGCAGCAATGAAGACAGAACCAGGATTGG CCCCCAGGacccctgctgccacccctggCCCTACCAGCCGCCCGCCCTGGGCTGTGGACCCCTCATTTGCTGAGCGCTACGCCCCAGACAAGACAAGCACGGTGCTGAGCAAGCACAGCCAGCCGGCCACGCCGACCCCCATGCAGAACCGCAGCTCCATCgtgcaggcagcccagcaggcaCCTGAGGGCCCCGGCCGTACACCCCTCTGTTACAAGTGCAACAAGATCATCAG GGGACGCTACCTCGTGGCACTGGGACATTATTACCACCCCGAGGAGTTCACCTGCTGCCAGTGCAGGAAGGTGCTGGATGAGGGTGGTTTCTTCGAGGAAAAGGGCTCCATCTTCTGCCCCAAGTGCTACGACACGCGCTATGCGCCCAGCTGTGCTAAATGCAAGAAGAAGATCACCGGG GAGGTCATGCATGCACTCAAGATGACCTGGCACGTGCAGTGCTtcacctgtgcagcctgcaaaACTCCCATCCGCAACCGTGCCTTCTACATGGAGGAGGGACAGCCCTACTGCGAGAGAG ACTATGAGAAGATGTTTGGCACCAAGTGCCGTGGCTGTGACTTCAAGATCGATGCTGGGGACCGGTTCCTGGAGGCACTGGGCTTCAGCTGGCATGACACTTGCTTCGTCTGTGCG ATCTGCCAGACCAATCTGGAAGGGAAGACATTTTACTCCAAGAAGGACAAGCCGCTGTGCAAGAGCCATGCTTTCTCCCACGTGTGA